The Pan troglodytes isolate AG18354 chromosome 17, NHGRI_mPanTro3-v2.0_pri, whole genome shotgun sequence genome includes a region encoding these proteins:
- the SLC25A52 gene encoding mitochondrial nicotinamide adenine dinucleotide transporter SLC25A52 yields MPFMKKILSNRIDSEAHEKRPPILTSSKQDISPHITNVGEMKHYLCGCCAAFNNVTITYPIQKVLFRQQLYGIKTRDAVLQLRRDGFRNLYRGILPPLMQKTTTLALMFGLYEDLSCLLRKHVGAPEFATRGVAAVLAGTAEAIFTPLERVQTLLQDHKHHDKFTNTYQAFKALKCHGIGEYYRGLVPILFRNGLSNVLFFGLRGPIKEHLPTATTHSAHLVNDFIGGGLLGAMLGFLCFPINVVKTRIQSQIGGEFQSFPKVFQKIWLERDRKLINLFRGAHLNYHRSLISWGIINATYEFLLKFI; encoded by the coding sequence ATGCCCTTCATGAAAAAGATCTTAAGCAACAGGATAGATTCAGAAGCTCATGAAAAGAGGCCACCAATACTTACATCTTCAAAACAAGATATATCACCTCATATTACAAATGTTGGTGAAATGAAGCATTACTTGTGTGGCTGCTGTGCAGCCTTCAACAACGTCACAATCACATATCCCATTCAGAAGGTCCTCTTTCGACAACAGCTGTATGGCATCAAAACCCGGGATGCAGTACTTCAGTTGAGAAGGGATGGATTTCGAAATTTGTATCGtggaatccttcccccattgaTGCAGAAGACAACTACACTTGCACTTATGTTTGGTCTGTATGAGGATTTATCCTGCCTTCTCCGCAAGCATGTCGGTGCTCCAGAGTTTGCAACCCGTGGCGTGGCGGCAGTGCTTGCAGGGACAGCAGAAGCAATTTTCACTCCACTGGAAAGAGTTCAGACATTGCTTCAAGACCACAAGCATCATGACAAATTTACCAACACTTATCAGGCTTTCAAGGCACTGAAATGTCATGGAATTGGAGAGTATTATCGAGGCTTGGTGCCCATTCTTTTCCGGAATGGACTCAGCAATGTCTTGTTTTTCGGCCTTCGAGGTCCCATTAAGGAGCATCTGCCTACCGCAACGACTCACAGTGCTCATTTGGTCAATGATTTTATCGGTGGAGGTCTATTGGGTGCCATGTTGGGATTCTTGTGTTTTCCAATTAATGTTGTAAAAACTCGCATACAGTCTCAGATTGGTGGGGAATTTCAGTCTTTCCCCAAGGTTTTCCAAAAAATCTGGCTGGAACGGGACAGAAAACTGATAAATCTTTTCAGAGGTGCCCATCTGAATTACCATCGGTCCCTCATCTCTTGGGGCATAATCAATGCAACTTATGAGTTCTTgttaaagtttatatga